One stretch of Prionailurus viverrinus isolate Anna chromosome C1, UM_Priviv_1.0, whole genome shotgun sequence DNA includes these proteins:
- the SMIM1 gene encoding LOW QUALITY PROTEIN: small integral membrane protein 1 (The sequence of the model RefSeq protein was modified relative to this genomic sequence to represent the inferred CDS: inserted 1 base in 1 codon) — MQTQQSGVQYSRWDDSSRDEVHVAAESSTEEASSWARISRKLCSGKLGIAXKVLGGVALFWAVFILGYVTGYYVHKCK, encoded by the exons ATGCAGACCCAGCAGAGTGGCGTCCAGTACAGCAGGTGGGATGACAGCAGCCGGGACGAAGTCCACGTGGCTGCCGAGTCTAGCACGGAGGAGGCCTCAAGCTGGGCGAG GATCTCCCGGAAGCTGTGCTCAGGCAAGCTGGGCATCG TGAAGGTGCTGGGCGGAGTGGCCCTCTTCTGGGCCGTCTTCATCCTGGGCTACGTCACCGGCTACTACGTGCACAAGTGCAAATAA